GTATCGATGTACCCGCCATAGGGATCGGTCAGCGTCCAGTACAGGCCGTAGCTGTCGCCTTCAAGTTTGATTTTGCCGGCGCTGTTGCCCTCGAAGCCTTCATTGAAACCATCGACGTCTCCTTGTAAACGGCTGTGGCCGACGAAGAAACCGATGCGTTGGGTCTGGCCGCCGGAGGTCTGCGAGCTGTACAGGTCATTGCCGACCTGAAAGCCGTTGAGCGATCCGTCCAGGCGCGGGGTGACCGTGCCGGCCCAGGTTTGCTCTAGATTTTTCCCATAGACCCGGCCCCAACCTGCACCGAACGCGCCGGTTTCGTTGAGCAAGCGCTGGTCGCCCTGACGATCATGGAAAGTCCCCAGCGCGTTGAGGGTCAGTTGCGCGGCGGCAGGCGGCAGCACCGACCAGGTCGGAACTTCTGGACGGTACAGCGGAATAGGCGCGGCCCCCGCCACGGCTGCGGGCAAAACCGGCAACGGCGGACTGCCAGCAGGAGCCACGGCCGCGATCGGTGCGGCAACCACAGGCACCAGAATCGGCGGCAAGGTCGGATCAGGGTTAGGCACACTCACCACTTGTGGCGCGACAATGGCCGAGCGCAAGTACCAGCTGTTTTCAGTACCGGCAGTCACGCCGCCCTTGAACAGGTAATAGTCGTAGGCCCCGGCGGAAACCGGGCCGTTCAGAGTAAAGGCGTTATCGGCGCTGACCGTGCTGCCTTGCGCCTGCACCAGTTGAATGCCGTTGACCAGAGTCAGCGCGCCCAGCCCGCCAAGATTGGTGACGCTGATCACTGTCCCGCCACTCAGGCTGCCGTTGTTGACCACCAGTTTATCGCTGGGCGAGTCGTCGCCTGCCACCACACTTTGCAATAACAACTGGCCACTGTTGCCGACGTAGTCGCCTTGTACGGTCAGCGTGTCGTCGGTGCGGCTGTTGCCCTGAGTCAGGTCAATGACGCCTGAGTTGTTGAACTTCACCGCTTGCCCGGCCACTGCCGCAGACACCGTACCTTGCGTCGACAGCACGACGCTGTTGGCATCGACATTCAGCTCGCCACTGCCGGTCCCGGCATCACCCAGCACAAGGTTGCTTGAGCCCAGATCCAGTTGCGAGCCGTTGTTCAGATTGACTGTTTCCCAGTTGATGAAGCGCGTGGGCAGAGCCGTACGCGTATTGTCGAAGGTCAATACATCATTGCCTGCGCCGCCATCGACGTTGGGGGTGAGGGCGAGGATGCTGTCGTCGAGGTTACGCAGGGTGGCGCTGTCATCGCCGACGTCCATCAGGATCGCTGAACGGATGATGCCGCCATCCCACAGCAAGCGGTCGTCACCGGTACTGGCGCGAATCTGGCCAACAATTTCGCCACCGCTTACGGTGATGCTGTCGTTGCCGCCGCTGACGCTGACGTTACCGCCAATGCGGCCTCCGGTCACGATGATGGTGTCGGTGCCGAAACCGGTGACCAGATTGCCCAGAACCTGCCCGCCCGACATATCGAAAATATTGTTGTCGAGTTTCATGTCGACCCGGCCGATGGTGCCGCCGGTCATGCGCGCGATATCGCCGTCCTCGAAGGCTGCAACGATGGTGCCGCCGGTCATGAGGAAGGTGTCGCGACCGTCGCCTTGTGCGAGGAAACCGATCGAACCACCAGTCATCACAAAGTCATCAATACCGCTGCCCTGGTTGACAGCGAGGGTGATGACGCCGGAATTGATTTCTACCCGGTCAGCACCACCGCCGAAGGTCACGCTGCCGTTGATCTGGCCGGTGCCGTTGGCGGGGAGGGTCAGGCTGTTGTTACCTGAGAGGTCGGTGAGCGGGCCGCTGCTGTCACTGTCGCAGGTGTAGGCGTCGTTCCCCGCGCCGGGCGTCAACACACACGCCGACCAGGCTGGTGGACTGACGAGCAGCACCAGGGAGGCGGGCAAAATAAAGGTGTGCGGCAAAATTCTCAGAGATCTGATAGATCGCATCACGGCAATTCCCTGCTTTAGCCAATGGGGAATTCATCCTTGGGTGGGTGCTTGATCTAAAAGCCTCCGAAGCTAATAAACTACGTGAGATCTGTACCCTAACGTTTTGAAAATGCCGATCCTTCAGCTTTTTAAGGTGTAGTTATTTTTCCGCGCTGATCAAACAGTTCTGACAGACGGTATTATCGCAACCCGTCAAAGATGCACTTCAACCGCGAGCGGCAGGTGATCGGAGAGGTGCGTCCACGGCTTGTTGCCGAGGATCTGCGGATCGTGGCTGCTGGCGTTGCGCAGATAGATGCGGTCCAGGCGCAACAATGGAAAACGGGCCGGATACGTCTTGGCCGGGCGCCCGTGATGGCGTTCGAAGGCTTCGTGCAGATATTCGCGACGGGCGAGGGCGACATTGCCCTGCAACTGCCAGTCATTGAAGTCACCGGCGATGATCACCGGTGCATCCTCAGGCAGCGACTCAAGCAACTGACAGAGCAGTTGCAGCTGCAATTGGCGATGGCTTTCGAGCAGACTCAAATGCACGCAGATCGCGTGGACTTCGGCATGCCCCGGCACGTCCAGCACACAGTGCAATAACCCACGGCGCTCGGGGCCGGTGATCGACACATCAAGGTTGCGGTATTCGCGAATCGGGTATTTCGACAGCAGGGCGTTGCCATGGTGGCCGTCGGGATAGACCGCGTTGCGCCCATAAGCGAAGTCGCTCCACATGCTGTCGGCGAGAAATTCGTATTGCGAGGTTTGCGGCCATTCGTTATAGCGGCTGGAATGGCGTTCGTGTTCACCCACGACTTCCTGCAGGAACACAAGATCGGCCGAGGTGCTGCGCACTGCTTCGCGCAGCTCCGGGAGGATGAAACGCCGGTTAAGCGCGGTGAAGCCCTTGTGGGTATTGACCGTCAGCACGCGCAGGCGATGAATGACGGGGGCGTCGACGGCGTGACGCTTGGGGTCGCTGGACACGTTCGCTCCTATGAATCGTGGCTATCTGTTCATGCGACTGATGCGGCAGGACGACAGTTCCTTTGGATCAGCCCACATAACCGTGCAGGCTCGCTCCTGCATTGGAAGGGAGGTGTTCGCGTTTTTCTTGCTCGCCAATCAGACCCGCCACTGAATCTGCCGGCCCAGCACATCCATCACATCATTCGTTATGGGTCATCGAGATGTGCGAGTTCAAGCAGCAAAGGATCGCAACCTGCGACTGCTCCACAGAGGGCGGTGGTGGTCGTTAAAGATAATTCAGTGTGGCAGACGCATGCTTCCCGCGGCCGTCAGACGAAGACGATTTCATAGGGCAAACGCATCCGCTCCAGAATCACCGGTGGCAGCATCGGGGCGATGCCGATCGCCGGTTCGCCCTTGAGCTGGCTGGCGTAGGCGTGGGTGGCGTGGCTTTTGCGCGCGACGGTCCAAGTGTCGAGGCGCAGTTTGCGTGCGCGCTGCCAAGGGATCAGTTTTTGATCGCGCTCTGGCCAGTGCCAGGCCCAGACCGGCACATCGTGGAAGGTCCCACCGGCCAGTTCGGCAGCTTCGGCGGCGGCGCGACCCACCGCCTCATGATCGTCGTTGCCATCCCCGCGCCAAGTGCTGAACACCACGTCACCGGGCCGCAAGTAGCGGCCGATGAACTCGGTCAGTTGAACATGCTGGTCGGTCAGGGCGTTGTCGGTGAAACCGCCGCGCACCCATTTCAGGCTGTGCATCGGCAGGCCGAGGCGACGCAGGGCTTCGACGCTTTCCTGCGGGCGAAATACGCTCAGGCGTTTTTCCGACCATTGGCGCGAGCCGGGGTGGCTGGCACTGCCGTCGGTGATGGAGAGCAGTTGCAGCGGATGACCAAGACTTGAGAGTAATTGCAGCAGGCCGCCGCAGGTCACCACTTCGTCCCCGGGGTGCGGGGCGATCACCACGGCGCGGGCGCCGGGCGGCACCAGACTGCGGGTGTTGATGACGGGAATATTGTCGAGTTGCGGGGCGCTGTTCCAGATTTGCGCCGACGGGCTGTTTTCGATGAGCGATAACGGTTTCATGGGTACGACGTCCTTGTGTTGTCTCGCCCTCAATCGTGCTCGCAGTCCCGAATATCCGACGCGGCCGACCCGTGAAGGCTGGTTGATTGCCGTGCGGTGCTCCGAACCCTGGATTGCCGCGCAGCAGAGTATTGCTCATGAAGCGTGGTTCGTCGCGTCACAGATCAATCTGATCCGCTTTTTTTTGTTTCATCTGTGCCAGATTTCGCAAGTAGTCGCCAAATCCGCCACGCGCGCGGCTGTCGAAGCGGGCGCTGGTATGCACTTGTGGGCGATGGCTCCAGGCGATGTTCGCGCCGACCAATTCCAGCTCCCGCACCAATTGCACGTCTTCGTCGCAGGCCAGCGGTTTAAAGCCTCCGGCCCAGCGATAGGCATCGGCGCTGACGCCAAGATTGGCACCGTGGATATGACGATGGCCGTCACAGGCCCGATAGTGACGGTGGTAGTGGATTTGTGCCGCTTCATCGAACGATTCATGCCAGCGCTCGACAGTGACCGTGCCGCATACCGCGTCCGCACCCAACCCGAGCTGCGCCACCAGCCAGTCATCGGCGACGCGGCTGTCGGCGTCGGAGCAGGAGATCCAGCGCGCCCCGCGCTCAAGCAACAGCTGCGCGCCGGCGGCACGGGCCTGGCCGACATTGCGCGCATCAATATGCAGGCTCTGCACCGGATAGCCGCTGACGATCTGCGCCGAGCGATCAGTGCAACTGTCGAGCACCACCAGCACTTCAACCCGTTCGCCAGCGAGCAAACCGTGCCGGCTGGCCCTTAGCGCGGCGTTCAGGCAGTCGTCGAGCAGGTCTTCTTCGTTGTGTGCCGGGATCAAAATGCCAATCATCGCAAACCCTCCAGCGCCGCCACCGAGCGCGGTTCGCGACTCCATACTTCAAGAATAAAGTCGGCC
The sequence above is drawn from the Pseudomonas sp. FP2196 genome and encodes:
- a CDS encoding glycosyltransferase family 2 protein is translated as MIGILIPAHNEEDLLDDCLNAALRASRHGLLAGERVEVLVVLDSCTDRSAQIVSGYPVQSLHIDARNVGQARAAGAQLLLERGARWISCSDADSRVADDWLVAQLGLGADAVCGTVTVERWHESFDEAAQIHYHRHYRACDGHRHIHGANLGVSADAYRWAGGFKPLACDEDVQLVRELELVGANIAWSHRPQVHTSARFDSRARGGFGDYLRNLAQMKQKKADQIDL
- a CDS encoding autotransporter outer membrane beta-barrel domain-containing protein, translating into MRSIRSLRILPHTFILPASLVLLVSPPAWSACVLTPGAGNDAYTCDSDSSGPLTDLSGNNSLTLPANGTGQINGSVTFGGGADRVEINSGVITLAVNQGSGIDDFVMTGGSIGFLAQGDGRDTFLMTGGTIVAAFEDGDIARMTGGTIGRVDMKLDNNIFDMSGGQVLGNLVTGFGTDTIIVTGGRIGGNVSVSGGNDSITVSGGEIVGQIRASTGDDRLLWDGGIIRSAILMDVGDDSATLRNLDDSILALTPNVDGGAGNDVLTFDNTRTALPTRFINWETVNLNNGSQLDLGSSNLVLGDAGTGSGELNVDANSVVLSTQGTVSAAVAGQAVKFNNSGVIDLTQGNSRTDDTLTVQGDYVGNSGQLLLQSVVAGDDSPSDKLVVNNGSLSGGTVISVTNLGGLGALTLVNGIQLVQAQGSTVSADNAFTLNGPVSAGAYDYYLFKGGVTAGTENSWYLRSAIVAPQVVSVPNPDPTLPPILVPVVAAPIAAVAPAGSPPLPVLPAAVAGAAPIPLYRPEVPTWSVLPPAAAQLTLNALGTFHDRQGDQRLLNETGAFGAGWGRVYGKNLEQTWAGTVTPRLDGSLNGFQVGNDLYSSQTSGGQTQRIGFFVGHSRLQGDVDGFNEGFEGNSAGKIKLEGDSYGLYWTLTDPYGGYIDTVVMGTRFDGDNHSDRDIKLDNRGHALTVSAEAGYPLPINDTWVVEPQAQVIHQKISLDSQDDGISRVSFDSDGAWTGRLGARIKGRYEVSGLPVEPYLRANFWHTFSGTDSVTFGDSDVISTEQKSSTADLGLGVVVTLDRAVSVYASTDYSRNIDSNDLRGVTGNLGIRISW
- a CDS encoding PIG-L deacetylase family protein, whose protein sequence is MKPLSLIENSPSAQIWNSAPQLDNIPVINTRSLVPPGARAVVIAPHPGDEVVTCGGLLQLLSSLGHPLQLLSITDGSASHPGSRQWSEKRLSVFRPQESVEALRRLGLPMHSLKWVRGGFTDNALTDQHVQLTEFIGRYLRPGDVVFSTWRGDGNDDHEAVGRAAAEAAELAGGTFHDVPVWAWHWPERDQKLIPWQRARKLRLDTWTVARKSHATHAYASQLKGEPAIGIAPMLPPVILERMRLPYEIVFV
- a CDS encoding endonuclease/exonuclease/phosphatase family protein, encoding MSSDPKRHAVDAPVIHRLRVLTVNTHKGFTALNRRFILPELREAVRSTSADLVFLQEVVGEHERHSSRYNEWPQTSQYEFLADSMWSDFAYGRNAVYPDGHHGNALLSKYPIREYRNLDVSITGPERRGLLHCVLDVPGHAEVHAICVHLSLLESHRQLQLQLLCQLLESLPEDAPVIIAGDFNDWQLQGNVALARREYLHEAFERHHGRPAKTYPARFPLLRLDRIYLRNASSHDPQILGNKPWTHLSDHLPLAVEVHL